Proteins from a genomic interval of Syntrophorhabdaceae bacterium:
- a CDS encoding HigA family addiction module antitoxin, with protein sequence MTKLDPITPGELLLEEFLKPMSLSQYRLAKEIGVPAQRISEIVSGKRSITADTDLRLCRFLGLSNGYWLRAQAAHDTEVAERVLAKTLKKITPWSTQKPQRGSGADQ encoded by the coding sequence ATGACGAAACTTGACCCAATAACCCCCGGGGAACTTCTTCTGGAGGAGTTTTTGAAACCGATGTCTCTTAGCCAGTACCGTTTGGCTAAAGAAATAGGGGTTCCTGCCCAGCGAATCAGCGAAATCGTGTCCGGGAAACGCTCTATCACGGCCGATACTGATCTGCGATTGTGCCGCTTCTTAGGTCTTTCTAATGGCTACTGGCTACGTGCCCAGGCCGCGCATGACACAGAGGTTGCGGAACGAGTGCTCGCCAAAACCCTGAAAAAGATAACCCCCTGGTCAACCCAAAAGCCTCAGCGAGGTTCCGGAGCAGATCAATAG
- a CDS encoding type II toxin-antitoxin system RelE/ParE family toxin, with product MIKSFRCEETEKLSKGYAVRRFGAIAKAARRKLRQIEIAGRLDDLRVPPGNHLEALKGNRQGQYSIRINDQWRVCFRWTEAGAESVEIVDYH from the coding sequence GTGATCAAATCATTTAGATGCGAAGAAACGGAAAAGCTTTCAAAAGGGTATGCTGTCAGACGATTTGGAGCGATAGCGAAAGCAGCCAGACGCAAGCTCAGGCAAATAGAAATTGCCGGGAGACTTGACGATTTGAGAGTGCCGCCGGGAAACCACCTTGAAGCACTCAAGGGTAACAGGCAGGGGCAATACAGCATTCGGATCAATGATCAGTGGAGAGTCTGTTTTCGTTGGACCGAGGCTGGCGCAGAGAGTGTCGAAATAGTTGATTATCATTAA